Proteins co-encoded in one Sphingopyxis sp. BE259 genomic window:
- a CDS encoding oxidoreductase: MSRGFTADDVSAQTGRIFLVTGANAGIGFETTKVLAARGAHVILACRDLDRADAAMNRIRADVPNAELSFQPLDLADLEQVREAAKAVLAGPRIDVLVNNAGVMIPPKTLTKQGFELQFGVNHLGTFAFTGLVHGHIDDRIVITASLAHKGGQIDFSDLSAARSYHKLPRYQASKLANLLHMFELDRRLSAAGRSTQAIGCHPGVAITELTRHLPMPLRTMTPLAAPFFNSAAQGAWPTLQAATGAHVQGGDYLGPQGLGEVSGRSGPARATRTARDATLSRELWERSVELTVVDPGI, encoded by the coding sequence ATCGGCGCAGACCGGGCGTATCTTTCTGGTTACCGGTGCCAATGCGGGGATCGGGTTCGAAACGACCAAGGTTCTGGCGGCGCGCGGCGCGCACGTGATCCTGGCCTGCCGCGATCTGGATCGCGCGGACGCTGCGATGAACCGGATCCGCGCGGATGTGCCCAATGCCGAACTGTCGTTTCAGCCGCTTGACCTCGCCGATCTCGAACAGGTGCGCGAGGCGGCGAAAGCCGTGCTGGCGGGGCCACGAATCGACGTGCTGGTCAACAACGCCGGCGTGATGATCCCGCCGAAAACGCTGACAAAGCAGGGCTTCGAACTGCAATTCGGGGTCAACCATCTTGGCACCTTTGCTTTCACCGGACTGGTCCATGGCCATATCGACGACCGTATCGTCATCACCGCCAGCCTGGCGCACAAGGGCGGCCAGATTGATTTCAGCGACCTGTCGGCGGCGCGCAGCTACCATAAATTGCCGCGCTATCAGGCCAGCAAGCTCGCCAACCTGCTGCACATGTTCGAACTCGACCGGCGGTTGAGCGCCGCGGGGCGGTCGACCCAGGCGATCGGGTGCCATCCGGGGGTCGCGATCACCGAACTGACCCGCCATCTACCGATGCCGCTGCGTACGATGACGCCGCTCGCCGCGCCTTTTTTCAACAGTGCGGCGCAGGGTGCGTGGCCGACGTTGCAGGCGGCGACCGGCGCGCATGTCCAAGGCGGCGACTATCTGGGGCCGCAGGGTCTGGGCGAAGTATCAGGGCGATCGGGGCCGGCGCGCGCGACGCGCACTGCGCGTGATGCGACGCTGTCGCGAGAGTTGTGGGAGCGGTCGGTAGAGCTGACCGTGGTCGATCCGGGGATTTAG
- a CDS encoding site-specific DNA-methyltransferase: MGVMERVKTPAVKQRAAMTAPVELPLDSILQGDCIEMMRSLPAASIDMIFADPPYNLQLGGDLHRPDGSQVDAVTDEWDKFDSLATYDRFTHAWLKEAKRILKPGGSMWVIGSYHNIFRVGTALQDNGYWILNDIVWRKANPMPNFKGTRFTNAHETLIWASMGEKARYTFNYRAMKTLNDELQMRSDWLIPICGGQERLKKGGTKVHPTQKPEALLYRILLACSNPGDVILDPFFGTGTTGAVAKRLGRHFIGIEREDDYIAAAKERIEMALPLDESAVKTMMAPQAATRVAFGMLVSDGLIAPGTLLTDAKRRWKAKVRVDGSLDCDGQPAGSIHKVGAGVQGAPSCNGWTFWHVDDGKQLRMIDAVRQDWLLANEA, encoded by the coding sequence ATGGGTGTGATGGAACGGGTCAAGACCCCGGCGGTAAAGCAGCGGGCGGCAATGACGGCGCCCGTCGAGCTACCGCTCGACAGCATCCTGCAGGGCGATTGCATCGAGATGATGCGCTCGCTGCCCGCGGCGTCGATCGACATGATCTTTGCCGATCCGCCGTATAACCTCCAACTCGGCGGCGATCTGCATCGCCCGGACGGCAGCCAGGTTGATGCAGTCACCGACGAATGGGACAAGTTCGACAGTCTGGCGACATACGACCGGTTTACCCACGCATGGCTGAAGGAAGCGAAGCGTATCCTGAAGCCGGGCGGCAGCATGTGGGTGATCGGCAGCTATCACAATATCTTCCGGGTCGGCACCGCGCTGCAGGACAATGGCTATTGGATCCTCAACGACATCGTGTGGCGCAAGGCCAACCCGATGCCCAATTTCAAGGGCACCCGCTTTACCAACGCGCATGAAACGCTGATCTGGGCGTCAATGGGTGAGAAGGCGCGCTACACCTTTAACTACCGCGCGATGAAGACGCTGAACGACGAATTGCAGATGCGCTCCGATTGGCTGATCCCGATTTGCGGCGGTCAGGAGCGGCTGAAAAAAGGCGGGACCAAGGTCCATCCGACCCAAAAGCCCGAAGCCTTGCTCTATCGTATCCTGCTCGCCTGCTCGAACCCCGGCGACGTGATCCTCGATCCCTTTTTCGGGACCGGCACGACGGGCGCAGTCGCCAAGCGCCTCGGCCGCCATTTCATCGGGATCGAGCGCGAGGATGATTATATTGCGGCGGCGAAGGAACGTATCGAAATGGCGCTGCCATTGGATGAGAGCGCGGTGAAGACGATGATGGCGCCGCAGGCGGCGACACGCGTCGCGTTCGGGATGCTGGTTTCGGACGGGTTGATCGCGCCGGGGACGCTGCTGACCGACGCCAAGCGGCGCTGGAAGGCCAAGGTGCGCGTCGATGGCAGCCTCGATTGCGACGGCCAGCCCGCGGGGTCGATCCACAAGGTCGGCGCCGGGGTTCAGGGTGCGCCGAGTTGCAACGGCTGGACCTTCTGGCACGTCGATGATGGCAAGCAATTGCGGATGATCGACGCGGTGCGGCAGGACTGGTTGCTGGCCAACGAGGCGTAA
- the folP gene encoding dihydropteroate synthase, with the protein MFQPLTKPDLGAASATAKIYCRPTCFVDRPHELGDHCLRIGDTMVWFAAWHISLRDGASVKAAIVTVAEWADWIAAMPDQLAAAATAQRAGLMRPRGALQLGERMVRLNEPQLMGILNVTPDSFSDGGKHVDAVAAADAGFVMASAGAAIIDVGGESTRPGAPLIWDGDEIQRVEGVVAALAKGGVAVSIDTRKAAVMAAALAAGATVVNDVSALRYDDRAMEVVVAAGCPVVLMHAPSAKSDPHEGGDYTHALFDVYDMLAERVAACVAAGVDPAKIIVDPGLGFGKGVADNLAVINGLALFHTLGCPILFGASRKRMIGALDNEAAADQRLGGTVALHYQAAAQGAQLLRVHDIPENRQALRVWRGLRDAALTG; encoded by the coding sequence ATGTTCCAACCGTTAACCAAACCCGACCTCGGTGCGGCATCCGCGACCGCAAAAATCTATTGCCGCCCCACCTGCTTTGTCGATCGGCCGCATGAACTGGGCGATCATTGCCTGAGGATCGGCGACACCATGGTCTGGTTCGCCGCCTGGCACATCAGCCTGCGCGATGGCGCCAGCGTCAAAGCGGCGATTGTCACCGTCGCCGAATGGGCCGACTGGATCGCGGCGATGCCCGACCAATTGGCCGCGGCCGCGACGGCACAGCGCGCCGGGTTGATGCGCCCGCGCGGCGCGCTTCAACTCGGTGAACGCATGGTGCGGCTGAACGAACCGCAATTGATGGGCATCCTCAACGTCACCCCCGACAGTTTTTCGGACGGCGGCAAGCATGTCGATGCCGTCGCCGCAGCCGATGCAGGCTTTGTCATGGCGAGCGCGGGCGCGGCGATCATCGACGTTGGCGGGGAATCGACCCGTCCCGGCGCGCCGCTGATCTGGGACGGCGATGAGATCCAGCGCGTCGAGGGCGTTGTCGCGGCGCTAGCAAAGGGCGGCGTCGCGGTTTCGATCGACACCCGCAAGGCCGCGGTGATGGCGGCGGCGCTTGCTGCCGGGGCGACGGTCGTCAACGATGTGTCGGCGCTGCGCTATGACGATCGCGCGATGGAGGTGGTGGTGGCTGCGGGATGCCCGGTCGTGCTGATGCATGCGCCGTCGGCCAAGAGCGATCCGCATGAAGGCGGGGATTACACGCACGCCCTGTTCGACGTCTACGACATGCTGGCCGAGCGGGTCGCGGCGTGCGTCGCGGCGGGCGTCGATCCGGCAAAGATCATCGTCGATCCGGGGCTGGGCTTCGGCAAGGGCGTCGCCGACAATCTGGCGGTGATCAATGGGCTGGCGCTGTTCCACACCCTGGGCTGTCCGATCTTGTTCGGCGCCAGCCGCAAGCGGATGATCGGGGCGCTGGATAACGAGGCTGCGGCCGACCAGCGGCTCGGCGGCACCGTCGCGCTGCATTATCAGGCGGCGGCGCAGGGCGCCCAATTGCTGCGTGTCCATGACATACCCGAAAACCGCCAGGCGCTGCGGGTATGGCGCGGGCTGCGCGACGCGGCGCTTACCGGTTGA
- a CDS encoding host attachment family protein, with the protein MQLPSGSHVVVADGTQFQLFRNSGSEQEPSLKAIDLPTNGESAHNAGQGDTPRQNAEAGHAASVAEALNAAVLSNKIKQLVVIADPSTLGEMRKLYHKTLEAALVGEIAKTLTGQSTDDILKSVANA; encoded by the coding sequence ATGCAACTCCCCTCCGGCTCGCATGTCGTTGTCGCCGACGGCACCCAATTCCAACTGTTCCGTAACAGCGGCAGCGAACAGGAGCCGAGCCTGAAGGCGATCGACCTGCCGACGAACGGTGAATCTGCGCATAATGCCGGGCAGGGTGACACGCCGCGACAAAATGCCGAAGCAGGCCATGCCGCGTCGGTGGCCGAAGCGCTGAACGCCGCGGTGCTGTCGAACAAGATCAAGCAGCTGGTAGTGATCGCCGATCCGAGCACGCTGGGCGAGATGCGCAAGCTGTATCACAAGACGCTGGAAGCCGCGCTGGTGGGCGAGATTGCCAAGACGCTGACGGGCCAATCGACCGACGATATATTGAAATCCGTCGCAAACGCCTGA
- a CDS encoding SDR family oxidoreductase: MTRRFSNKAALITGHASGIGAATATLLANEGAQIIGVDLSQGQDVGDPALWQGLTGGLANIDIAVVNAGIATAAPLIDLDFADWRRTLSVNLDGAMLSVQAAMRAMIAHGRGGAIVITASIAGLKAEPGTAAYAASKAAAIHLARVAAKEGAPHRIRVNAIAPGGVDTPIWDDMEFFAQMVTQLGSRAAAATAMAQIATPLGRWATADEIAAQIAFLLSDAAATITGSVLASDGGYSL; the protein is encoded by the coding sequence ATGACCCGCCGTTTTTCGAACAAAGCCGCCCTTATCACCGGCCATGCCTCGGGCATCGGCGCCGCGACTGCGACGCTGCTCGCCAACGAGGGCGCCCAGATCATCGGCGTCGATCTGTCGCAGGGGCAGGACGTCGGCGACCCTGCGCTGTGGCAAGGGTTGACGGGCGGTCTTGCCAACATTGACATAGCCGTCGTCAACGCGGGCATCGCGACCGCCGCGCCGCTGATCGATCTCGACTTTGCCGACTGGCGCCGCACCCTGTCGGTCAACCTCGACGGCGCGATGCTCAGTGTCCAGGCGGCGATGCGCGCGATGATCGCGCATGGCCGCGGCGGCGCGATCGTCATCACCGCGTCGATCGCCGGACTGAAGGCTGAACCCGGCACGGCTGCCTATGCCGCTTCGAAAGCGGCAGCGATCCATCTGGCGCGTGTCGCCGCCAAGGAAGGGGCACCGCACCGCATCCGCGTCAACGCAATCGCGCCGGGCGGCGTCGATACGCCGATCTGGGACGACATGGAATTTTTCGCCCAAATGGTCACGCAGCTTGGCAGCCGCGCCGCCGCTGCCACGGCGATGGCGCAAATCGCCACACCGCTCGGCCGCTGGGCGACCGCCGACGAAATCGCAGCGCAGATCGCGTTCCTGCTGTCCGATGCCGCCGCCACCATCACGGGCAGCGTCTTGGCCAGCGATGGCGGTTACAGCCTTTAA
- a CDS encoding sigma-54 dependent transcriptional regulator → MASTRDTRTVMIVDSEPAQQRFLAALVSRGGWRSIAAADTDTALAKLGTQEGMALDAVLVDQGAPGMDMAEFVAELRRWRPALPLVVITMRNGVEVAVGAMRAGASDFVQKPIAPDRLLEALDRVVSTGGPQGELRPLTEKLRAPLAFEEIIGSSPNFRSALAIAAKAARARVPVMINGRPGTGKEVFARAIHSASPRARGALVMVDCSAVSPGLIGSGLFGHERGAFAGAFDRQVGRLVQADGGSVIIDHVECIPLETQAKLVEFINTGEVQMIGGTIRQSVDVRIIATSTSPLEKLIEAGHFREDLFYALSSAQFTLPSLSERRGDVGPLARHLLARIGGLPGMGPIGVTDDALRLLAAYAWPGNVRQLQDVLFRAAVGSKTDVLTSADFRAIEATLGGGSLTGEGEIAINGEAIGVTLYLPDGNLRPLEEIEADVIRLAIGHYRGRMSEVARRLGIGRSTLYRKLSDLGIDTAA, encoded by the coding sequence ATGGCAAGCACGCGCGACACGCGAACAGTGATGATCGTCGACAGCGAGCCGGCGCAGCAACGCTTTCTGGCGGCGCTGGTGTCGCGCGGCGGCTGGCGCAGCATTGCCGCCGCCGACACCGACACCGCGCTCGCCAAGCTGGGTACCCAGGAAGGCATGGCGCTCGACGCAGTGCTCGTCGATCAGGGCGCGCCGGGCATGGACATGGCCGAGTTTGTCGCCGAATTGCGCCGCTGGCGGCCCGCCCTCCCGCTCGTCGTCATCACGATGCGGAACGGGGTCGAAGTCGCGGTCGGCGCCATGCGCGCCGGGGCGAGCGATTTCGTCCAGAAACCCATCGCCCCCGACCGCCTGCTCGAAGCGCTCGACCGGGTCGTATCGACCGGCGGGCCGCAGGGTGAGCTTCGCCCTCTGACCGAAAAACTCCGCGCGCCGTTGGCATTCGAGGAAATCATCGGCTCCAGCCCCAATTTCCGCAGCGCGCTCGCCATCGCCGCTAAGGCCGCCCGCGCGCGGGTGCCGGTGATGATCAACGGCCGCCCTGGCACCGGCAAGGAAGTGTTTGCCCGCGCCATCCACAGCGCTAGCCCACGCGCCCGCGGCGCGCTGGTGATGGTCGATTGTTCGGCGGTATCGCCGGGACTGATCGGATCGGGGCTGTTCGGCCATGAACGCGGCGCCTTTGCCGGCGCTTTCGATCGGCAAGTCGGGCGGCTCGTGCAAGCCGACGGCGGCAGCGTGATCATCGACCATGTCGAATGCATCCCGCTGGAAACCCAGGCCAAGCTGGTCGAGTTCATCAACACCGGCGAAGTCCAGATGATCGGCGGCACGATCCGCCAGAGCGTCGACGTCCGCATCATCGCGACCAGCACCAGCCCACTCGAAAAGCTGATCGAGGCGGGGCATTTTCGCGAAGACCTGTTTTACGCGCTGTCGAGCGCGCAATTCACCCTGCCCTCGCTGTCCGAACGCCGCGGCGATGTCGGCCCGCTCGCGCGGCATTTGCTGGCGCGGATCGGCGGCCTGCCTGGCATGGGGCCGATCGGGGTCACCGACGACGCGCTGCGCCTGCTCGCCGCCTATGCCTGGCCAGGCAATGTGCGCCAGTTGCAGGACGTGCTGTTCCGCGCCGCGGTCGGCAGCAAAACCGATGTGCTGACCAGCGCCGATTTCCGTGCGATCGAAGCCACCCTCGGCGGCGGCAGCCTGACCGGTGAAGGCGAGATCGCGATCAACGGCGAAGCGATCGGCGTCACCCTGTATCTGCCCGACGGCAACCTCCGCCCGCTCGAAGAGATCGAGGCCGATGTCATCCGCCTCGCGATCGGCCATTATCGCGGCCGGATGAGCGAAGTCGCCCGCCGCCTCGGCATTGGCCGCTCAACGCTCTATCGCAAGCTCAGCGACCTCGGCATCGACACCGCCGCCTGA
- a CDS encoding aa3-type cytochrome c oxidase subunit IV — translation MAEQEMKAASETYSGFLSLLKVGSIITAIVTVFVVLIIS, via the coding sequence ATGGCGGAACAGGAAATGAAGGCAGCGAGCGAAACCTATTCGGGTTTTCTGAGCCTGCTGAAAGTCGGATCGATCATCACCGCGATCGTGACCGTTTTCGTCGTTCTCATCATCTCCTGA
- a CDS encoding NAD(P) transhydrogenase subunit alpha: protein MRIAVLKELAPGEARVAATPETVKKFIGLGAEVSVESGAGEAASVADADYSAAGASVGSRADVLKGANIILAIQGPDPKGLSGFADGAWLAAGLNPFGERARIDGYAALGLEALAMEFMPRITRAQSMDILSSQANLAGYKAVLMAANAYGRAFPMMMTAAGTVSAAKAFVMGVGVAGLQAIATARRLGAQVSATDVRAATKEQIMSLGAKPIFVESVAGIEGEGAGGYATEMSDEYKAAQAELVSSHIAKQDIVITTALIPGRPAPRLISDAQLATMRTGSVIVDMAAESGGNVEGSVPGEAKRIHGVTVIGASNIAALMPADTSALFSRNLFNFLSAFWDKEAGKPVLDEEIGNAIRLTQGGKVVNERLL, encoded by the coding sequence ATGCGCATCGCTGTCCTGAAGGAGCTCGCCCCCGGCGAAGCCCGCGTCGCCGCGACCCCCGAAACCGTGAAGAAATTCATTGGCTTGGGTGCCGAAGTTTCCGTCGAATCGGGGGCAGGTGAAGCCGCCTCGGTCGCCGACGCCGACTATAGCGCGGCGGGCGCCAGTGTCGGCAGCCGCGCCGATGTGCTTAAGGGCGCGAACATCATCCTCGCGATTCAGGGGCCGGACCCCAAGGGGCTGAGCGGCTTTGCCGATGGCGCCTGGCTTGCCGCCGGGCTGAACCCTTTCGGAGAGCGTGCCCGCATCGATGGCTATGCGGCGCTGGGACTTGAGGCGCTGGCGATGGAATTCATGCCGCGCATCACGCGCGCGCAATCGATGGACATCCTGTCGAGCCAGGCGAACCTTGCCGGTTACAAGGCGGTGCTGATGGCGGCGAACGCCTATGGGCGGGCTTTTCCGATGATGATGACCGCCGCCGGGACGGTGAGCGCCGCCAAGGCGTTCGTGATGGGCGTCGGCGTCGCGGGCCTTCAGGCCATTGCAACCGCGCGTCGCCTGGGCGCGCAGGTCAGCGCGACAGACGTACGCGCCGCGACCAAGGAGCAGATCATGTCGCTCGGCGCCAAGCCGATCTTCGTCGAGAGCGTCGCGGGGATCGAGGGTGAGGGCGCCGGCGGCTATGCCACCGAAATGTCCGACGAATATAAGGCGGCGCAGGCCGAACTGGTATCGTCGCACATTGCCAAGCAGGACATCGTCATCACCACCGCGCTGATCCCCGGGCGCCCCGCGCCGCGGCTGATTTCGGACGCGCAACTGGCGACGATGCGCACCGGCAGCGTGATCGTCGACATGGCGGCCGAAAGCGGCGGCAATGTCGAAGGGTCGGTCCCCGGCGAAGCAAAGCGCATCCACGGCGTTACCGTCATCGGCGCGAGCAACATCGCGGCGCTGATGCCCGCCGACACCAGCGCGCTGTTCAGCCGCAACCTGTTCAACTT